A genomic stretch from Hoplias malabaricus isolate fHopMal1 chromosome 4, fHopMal1.hap1, whole genome shotgun sequence includes:
- the prl2 gene encoding prolactin 2, which translates to MSRNRKQAMLFVALLFLDLRSRVGSAPICPHGHSSCHVLSLADLFDRVIQHSARMHGLSSDLHSEFEQYFLPSKNHIGKVYRKCHTSSILTPNGKENAQKLAREELTEVILKLLTAWRDPLSQLHQSMAHQQDFNSFSSNKALEMSDMVHDLRKGVEKVTEKMQLLGMISNSVNGLSSSEALIPSSESAEAMSDYELLFCFRRDSDKVQNYLKILKCRIVPEHGC; encoded by the exons ATGTCTAGGAACCGAAAGCAAG CCATGCTCTTTGTGGCGCTGCTGTTCCTGGATCTGCGTTCTCGTGTGGGCTCTGCACCGATCTGTCCCCATGGACACAGCAGCTGCCACGTCCTGTCCCTGGCCGATCTCTTCGACAGGGTCATCCAGCACTCGGCCAGAATGCACGGCCTCTCCAGTGACTTGCATTCAGAGTTT GAACAGTACTTCCTGCCCAGCAAAAACCACATTGGCAAAGTCTATCGCAAGTGCCACACTTCCAGCATACTGACTCCTAATGGCAAGGAGAATGCACAGAAACTGGCT cgtgAGGAGTTAACGGAGGTTATACTGAAGCTGCTAACAGCGTGGAGAGACCCACTGTCGCAGCTGCACCAGAGCATGGCCCATCAACAGGACTTCAACAGCTTCAGCAGCAACAAAGCACTGGAGATGAGTGACATGGTGCATGACCTCAGGAAAGGAGTGGAGAAAGTTACAGAAAAG atGCAGCTGCTGGGGATGATTAGTAATTCTGTGAATGGCCTCTCGTCTTCTGAAGCTTTGATTCCTTCCTCTGAGAGTGCAGAGGCCATGAGCGACTATGAGCTCCTTTTCTGCTTCCGCCGCGATTCTGACAAAGTCCAGAACTACTTGAAGATCCTTAAATGCAGAATTGTACCTGAGCACGGCTGCTGA